The Ziziphus jujuba cultivar Dongzao chromosome 12, ASM3175591v1 sequence aagaaataccaattttatgagaaaataatgaaatcatattataataccaaaattcaattttatttatttatttatttttgttcttgctgccaaaattgtttcaaaatatttatttattttttacttaaaatatattatatttaatttttaaaattacattgctAATATTATAGaggaataaatcaaaattaaaaattatttttttaatttaccaaaaacaaaaatttattccaattaatacaattttaatagagaaatatcaattttatgaaaaaataatgaaagcATATTGTaataccaaaatttaaataaaaatatatatacatcttaTTAGttcatgtttaaaaaaaaaagaaaaaaaaaagtagctttTAGTTGCTGTCTTGAGTGATGTGTGCTACTGAGATGCCACAAGTTTAAGTATATGAGAAGCCATGCCATGTTAGTGTGATTTCAAAGTCGTCGATTAGGAACTTTGTATTTAATAGAAAtgaaatatctattttatctTTGGCATACTATtgtagaatgaaaaaaaaaaatagatttggataaataaaattgtaaaaaaaaaataataaataaaaaacaaggaaaagaaaagccaaaacacacaaaaaacaatcattttttaaccattttggACAATAAAACATAACCAAAATTTGGGAGCCCTTCTCGCGCTTATAGTATAGactaaaggatatatatatatagaggaagtCTATAGTAAGGACCGTCCTGACCAAATTCCTACGGACAAAAAACGTGATATTTTGTAAGGAGTTCTGTTGACCGTTCGATTAAACGAATggttcagatttttttttgggccaatcAGAGgctttctcctctctctttctctctcgtgGCTTCTGGGgactctctcctctctctctctctctccctctctttctctcttcttcttcttcctattCTTATTCTGTCTCCACTCTTCCTCCACCACCTCTCTTCCTTACTTCAATGCCACCattataatcttttttctttccgggctctttctttctctttatctattttctcctttttttccttttgttttcttcttctctttctcacaGAATACCAACAAACGTAGAAgctcaagggaaaaaaagaagaaaagaaaagaaaaaagctcaaggaaaattaaaaaaaagcctAACAGAGAAAGAAAACATGATTTTTATAGGGATTTCGAGGATGCCAATGGAGATTCTGCAAAATGATTGATGTTTCAATTGTGTTATTAATTTTGGGGGGTTTAGGTTTGTGATTTAGGGATTTTGGAATTAGGATGGATGAAGCTCAGGGTAGCTCCAATTCGCTGCCTCCTTTCCTTACGAAGATGTTGATGAGGACGTGGGTTCATGGGACATGCATGGGGAGGGGTTGCTTTGTTCTTTGACTTGGTCCTTTGACCTGGTCTTGAGCAAACAcgttatatttgttattttgtaaTGTTTATTATGTGGTTTCACTTAGTAGGCTAGGCTAACGTTTATTTTGTTATGCTGATTAGTTAGTGGGCTAATATTTCTCTATTTCTGTTAATTATGTGCCTATAAAAGGCTTAGGATTGTCAATaacagcaaaggaaaaagaaaggaaaacaatAAAGAACCCAAAttcgctctttctctctctagtttCTCTCTCTAATTCCTCTCACTAGATTTCCCTCTCTGTTTTGCTCTGTTTCTCACTAACCAAAACAAAGGACTCCTTCACACCAAGCCACCCAAcatttttggtatcagagaccAGGTTCCACATTCCATGGAGACCCGAGGAAAGACAAATGCAGAGTTTCGAAATGAAGTTAACGAGATGTTGGCTCGGCATGAGTCTAACTTTGATCAAGTGCATTCCACGTTGCAACAGTTAATGACAGAAGTTCAACATCTGCGGCTCCAAAATTCCCATATGAGTGGGGGAACCCAGGATGTTAATCCTTTTGCTCCTGCTGAGCCCACCTAACCTCTTCCTCCTCCACGGACGAATTCTTCAGGAACAGACCAAACTCCTCACCTGTCTTTCCCACGGTTCAACGGCGAAGAACCTTCGGCCTGGCTTTATCGAGCAGAACAATATTTCGAGTTCAAAAACATACCAGCAGATCAACACGTCCAGCTTGCTTCCTTCCACTTGGATGGAATTGCTTTGCAGTGGTACCGTTGGTTAACGAAAATCCAAGGCCCATCAACATGGCCAGAGTTCTCTAAGTCATTACTTCACCGCTTTGGTCCCACAGACTATGAAGATCCCTCGGAGGCATTAACCCGACTTAAACAAACCACTACCGTGGAAGCCTACCAAGAATCCTTTGAGAAGCTCTCTCATCAAGTGGACGGGTTGCCTGAAAGATTCTTGATTGGGTGTTTTGTAGCTGGTCTTAAGGATGAAGTCCGACTCGATGTCAAGATTAAGCATCCACGTTCTTTAGCTGAGGCCATTGGAGTAGCCCGattgataaaagaaagaaactatTTACACCGTCGGACTACCACAAACCTAAGAGCAATACCCACTGCAGTAACCCCTAAGGTCAACGTAAATCCAACACCTGGGCTTTTGGGTCCCCCACCGATAACTCGAAACAACTCCATTAGACCAGGTTCTGCTGCTCGACGAGTCTCTGCTCAAGAAGCCCGGGAGCGACGGGAGAAGGGACTTTGTTATTACTGTGATGAGAAATTCGCTCCAGGACATCGATGCATGAAACCACAGCTATTCATGATTGAGGACTCATTGGAGACGGAGGAAGAAGAGAACGTACCACAAGAGGATGACCAGGACGTTATTCCAGAAATTTCTTTCCACGCTATCTCAGGAACTGATCATCCGCAGACTCTCCGAGTGACCGGGAGAATTAAAAGCCGAGATCTCATGGTACTCATCGACGGGGGAAGCTCGCATAATTTCATCGATCAATCCGTGGTGTAGAAGCTGGGCATACCCATAGATCATACCAAGAAGTTTAGTGTGATCGTCGCCAATAAGGAACGCATTGAGTGCGTTGGAGTGTGCCGCTCCCTTCAGGTACGAATACAAGGATATACCCTTTTTGCTGATTATTATGTTCTTCCAGTCGCAGCTTGTCCCTTAGTTCTGGGAGTTCAATGGTTGGAGACTCTGGGCCCTGTAAAGGTGGACTACAAGCACCTAACCATGTCATTCAAACAAGGAGAGAAGGAGTATACATTCCAAGGGATAAAACAGCAAGGTTTGGAAGCACTTAACGACAAGgagattcaaaaattaaaaggcCTCTGTGGGACTGGGTTTCTAATCCAGCTCATGCCCACGAACTTGTCTACCGAAAGCCAAGTTTATCCCGATGAGTTGAATGATCTCTTATATCAATTTCAGCCAGTATTTGAAACCCCCAAGACTCTCCCACCTCATCATAGTCAAGATCACCATATTCCTCTCTTGCCCACTACTAAGCTCGTTAATGTGCGTCCCTACCGTTACCCATATTATCAGAAAGCTGAGATTGAGCGTCAAGTGCAAGAACTTCTGCAAGCTGGTCTCATCCGCCCAAGTAGAAGTCCATTCTCTTCTCCTGTTTTGCTTGTCAAGAAAGTCGATGGCGAGTGGCGTTTTTGTGTTGACTATCGTGCATTGAACAAAATGACTGTCAAGGATAAATTTCCGATACCTGTGGTGGATGAACTTTTGGACGAACTCCATGGCGCCATATACTTCTCCAAATTGGACCTTCGTGCAGGTTACCACCAGATTCGAGTTTGTGAAGATGACATTCCTAAAACGGTGTTCCGAACCCATGAAGGTCATTACGAGTTCGTCGTAATGCCATTCGGATTAACGAATGCCCCTGCAACCTTCCAGAGTATCATGAACGACCTTTTTCGGCCGTATCTAcgaaaatttattttagttttttttgatGATATACTGGTATATTCTAACTCATGGGAAGACCATCTCAGGCACCTCCACATTGTCCTAACAATTTTGATTGCAAACCAGTTATATGCGAAAAAGACTAAATGCCGCTTTGGAGTCACATCTGTCGACTACTTGGGACATATAATTTCAGTAGGTGGAGTCTCTGTAGATCCTTCCAAAGTGCGTGCAGTCGAAGAATGGCCCACACCAAAGTCCGTTTGAGACGTTCGAGGCTTTCTGGGGCTCGCCGGTTACTATCGGAAATTCATTCGAAACTTTGGAACC is a genomic window containing:
- the LOC107428585 gene encoding transposon Ty3-I Gag-Pol polyprotein, with the translated sequence METRGKTNAEFRNEVNEMLARHESNFDQVHSTLQQLMTEVQHLRLQNSHMSGGTQDWYRWLTKIQGPSTWPEFSKSLLHRFGPTDYEDPSEALTRLKQTTTVEAYQESFEKLSHQVDGLPERFLIGCFVAGLKDEVRLDVKIKHPRSLAEAIGVARLIKERNYLHRRTTTNLRAIPTAVTPKVNVNPTPGLLGPPPITRNNSIRPGSAARRVSAQEARERREKGLCYYCDEKFAPGHRCMKPQLFMIEDSLETEEEENVPQEDDQDVIPEISFHAISGTDHPQTLRVTGRIKSRDLMKLGIPIDHTKKFSVIVANKERIECVGVCRSLQVRIQGYTLFADYYVLPVAACPLVLGVQWLETLGPVKVDYKHLTMSFKQGEKEYTFQGIKQQGLEALNDKEIQKLKGLCGTGFLIQLMPTNLSTESQVYPDELNDLLYQFQPVFETPKTLPPHHSQDHHIPLLPTTKLVNVRPYRYPYYQKAEIERQVQELLQAGLIRPSRSPFSSPVLLVKKVDGEWRFCVDYRALNKMTVKDKFPIPVVDELLDELHGAIYFSKLDLRAGYHQIRVCEDDIPKTVFRTHEGHYEFVVMPFGLTNAPATFQSIMNDLFRPYLRKFILVFFDDILVYSNSWEDHLRHLHIVLTILIANQLYAKKTKCRFGVTSVDYLGHIISVGGVSVDPSKVPAPLNRLLTKDGFQWNKETEIAFHDLKVALTTAPVLVLPNFSKPFVVECDASGVGIGAILTQDRRAIAYFSEALKGATLNLSTYEKEMIAIVKAVRKWRPYLLGKSFTIRTDQRSLKFLMEQRITTPAQARWLPKLMGYDYTIEYKKGLENQAADSLSRRVEIQFISVSKPQSDWWIQLQQEHQEDPFYQSLTPNLQVVNRDGVWFHHDKILLNSTSSLVPMLITECHSSPTGGHFGIQKTLSRLRSDFYWVGMRKMVKEFIQQCGIFQRNKYDNMSPAGLLQPLPIPERIWSDVSMDFVEGLPLSFGCSVIMVVVDRLSKYAHFAPLKHPFTALKVAKLFVQHVVRLHGMPTSIVSDRDKVFVSTFWKTLFQLQGTKLRMSSSYHPQTDGQTEVVNRTLEQYLRCFVSDQPHKWVEWLPWAEYSYNTMVHSSTKMTPFESVYGVSPPTLWTYTPGTSKVEAVDGYLQERDALLRAL